The following coding sequences lie in one Bacteroidota bacterium genomic window:
- a CDS encoding rhodanese-like domain-containing protein, with product MKKLIILLIFIAFTTSSIFAQLITATKAAQLSKSKNTIIVSARKHSDYTKVHIKNAVNVDISKLETKKPVEGMLKSTTAIASILGKAGISRNKTILVYCNTGVNAGRLYWILKYMGCPNVYMINGHMKGWRAARKAVTRTATKVSPTTFKPVINKSILVNKSYVKSKLNSSSTVIVDVRKKEKYDAGHIGKAINIPHKKFLSDTKIKSTATCKSIFTAAGVTSDKEIILYCKSSARAGLLFFILKEQLKYPNVKVYDGAYNEWK from the coding sequence ATGAAAAAACTTATTATTCTTTTAATTTTTATTGCTTTTACAACGAGTTCAATTTTTGCTCAATTAATTACAGCAACAAAGGCAGCTCAACTTTCAAAAAGCAAAAATACCATTATTGTTTCAGCACGAAAACACTCTGATTATACAAAAGTACATATCAAAAATGCTGTGAATGTTGATATCTCTAAATTAGAAACAAAAAAACCTGTAGAGGGAATGTTAAAAAGCACAACTGCTATTGCCTCAATTCTCGGAAAGGCAGGTATTTCAAGAAACAAAACAATTCTTGTTTATTGCAATACAGGAGTTAATGCAGGACGACTTTACTGGATATTAAAATACATGGGTTGCCCTAATGTTTATATGATTAACGGGCACATGAAAGGCTGGCGTGCAGCAAGAAAAGCTGTTACAAGAACAGCAACAAAAGTTAGTCCTACTACTTTTAAGCCTGTAATAAATAAAAGTATTCTTGTAAATAAAAGTTATGTAAAATCAAAATTAAATAGCTCAAGTACTGTGATTGTTGATGTTCGTAAAAAGGAAAAATATGATGCAGGACACATAGGTAAAGCTATTAACATACCTCATAAAAAATTCTTATCAGACACTAAAATCAAATCCACAGCTACATGTAAAAGTATATTTACAGCAGCAGGAGTAACATCTGATAAAGAAATTATTTTATACTGTAAATCAAGTGCCAGAGCAGGTCTTTTATTCTTTATATTAAAGGAACAGCTTAAATATCCTAATGTAAAAGTTTATGACGGTGCTTACAATGAATGGAAATAA
- a CDS encoding rhodanese-like domain-containing protein: MKVIKISVTLLFVSILFFSCQQKDDNVYKNVDELMKVAKQEINTIKVKDFKAIYDQKNDNVVIVDCRESKEYAEKHIAGAINVPRGMLEFSPKLSDRRQKYYFYSNSNNRATLACYDLRNFKYKSITLLDGGLNKWLELYPELFEEGLGGGAKAAPVKEESGGCGG; this comes from the coding sequence ATGAAAGTTATTAAAATATCAGTTACATTATTATTTGTTAGTATCTTGTTTTTCAGTTGTCAACAAAAAGATGACAATGTTTATAAGAATGTTGATGAATTGATGAAGGTTGCCAAGCAAGAAATAAATACAATTAAGGTCAAAGATTTTAAAGCAATCTATGATCAAAAAAATGATAATGTGGTAATCGTTGATTGCCGTGAATCAAAGGAATATGCAGAAAAACATATAGCGGGAGCAATTAATGTTCCTCGGGGAATGTTAGAGTTTTCACCAAAACTTTCGGATAGACGGCAAAAATATTATTTTTATTCCAATTCCAATAACAGAGCAACTTTAGCTTGTTATGATTTAAGAAATTTTAAATATAAAAGTATAACTCTTTTAGATGGAGGTTTAAATAAATGGTTGGAGTTATACCCCGAGTTATTTGAAGAAGGACTTGGCGGAGGTGCCAAAGCAGCCCCTGTTAAGGAAGAAAGTGGCGGATGTGGTGGATAA